One window from the genome of Crateriforma spongiae encodes:
- a CDS encoding NAD(P)/FAD-dependent oxidoreductase, with protein MQASYDCVVVGAGPAGGAAAAVVAEAGHSTLLIEREPVPRFHVGESLMPETYWPLQRLGLNERVRDAGWQIKKSVQFVSGRGNESEPFFFRTHDDRDCSDTWQVERSEFDKMLFDRAGELGADCQDRTRLMDVHTDDAGQVTGVTVKDSDGQSKRIDCRVVIDATGQQAFIANKLGLKQMNEELRKAAIWTYYQNARRGEGDNEGATIIMHTESKDAWFWFIPQSRGITSVGVVSDNDYLLKGRGTPAEVFAEELERCPGMKSRLADATRVGQIRTAKEFSYMTTQHSGKGWVLVGDAFGFLDPVYSSGVYFALEMGVRAGDAVAEGLAKNDVSADQLGSWCGEFKEGMTWLRKLVFAFYSKDFSIGQFMKKHPEHRGGVTDLLIGRIFHEKAGKLFPDMDAMIQSVQRPESDMMPTN; from the coding sequence ATGCAAGCCAGTTACGATTGTGTGGTAGTGGGTGCGGGTCCGGCAGGCGGTGCGGCCGCAGCAGTGGTCGCCGAAGCCGGCCACTCGACGCTGTTGATCGAACGCGAACCGGTCCCACGTTTCCACGTCGGCGAATCGTTGATGCCGGAAACCTATTGGCCTCTGCAGCGTCTGGGGCTGAACGAGCGGGTCCGCGATGCGGGATGGCAAATCAAGAAGTCCGTTCAATTTGTGTCCGGTCGCGGCAACGAATCGGAACCGTTCTTCTTCCGCACCCACGACGATCGCGATTGCAGCGACACCTGGCAAGTTGAACGCAGCGAATTTGACAAAATGTTGTTCGACCGCGCCGGTGAACTCGGCGCCGATTGCCAAGACCGCACTCGCTTGATGGATGTCCATACCGATGATGCGGGTCAGGTCACCGGGGTGACGGTGAAAGATTCTGACGGTCAGTCAAAACGAATCGATTGTCGGGTCGTGATCGACGCGACCGGCCAGCAAGCGTTCATCGCGAACAAGCTGGGCCTGAAGCAGATGAACGAAGAACTGCGTAAGGCGGCGATCTGGACTTACTATCAAAACGCTCGTCGTGGTGAAGGCGATAACGAAGGTGCCACGATCATCATGCACACCGAATCCAAGGACGCTTGGTTTTGGTTCATCCCCCAATCGCGCGGGATCACCAGCGTCGGTGTGGTGTCAGACAACGACTACCTGTTGAAAGGACGCGGAACCCCGGCGGAAGTCTTCGCCGAAGAACTGGAACGTTGCCCAGGCATGAAGTCGCGTTTGGCGGATGCGACCCGCGTCGGCCAAATCCGCACGGCCAAAGAGTTCTCGTACATGACGACCCAGCATTCCGGCAAAGGCTGGGTCTTGGTAGGCGATGCGTTCGGTTTCCTGGATCCGGTGTACAGCAGCGGCGTCTACTTTGCCTTGGAAATGGGCGTCCGTGCCGGTGATGCCGTGGCGGAAGGATTGGCGAAGAATGACGTTTCGGCCGATCAACTTGGCAGCTGGTGTGGCGAATTCAAGGAAGGCATGACTTGGCTTCGTAAGCTGGTGTTTGCTTTCTACAGCAAAGACTTCAGCATCGGCCAATTCATGAAGAAACACCCGGAACACCGTGGTGGCGTCACGGACCTATTGATCGGTCGCATCTTTCACGAAAAAGCCGGCAAGCTGTTCCCCGACATGGATGCGATGATTCAAAGCGTCCAGCGTCCCGAATCGGACATGATGCCGACCAACTAG